The Stutzerimonas stutzeri DNA window CGCTCTGCTTCTTCGGCCGCGACCCGGGCCGCGAGGAAGTGCGTCACGGCGAGCCCTTCATCGGCGCCGGCGGGCAAATCGTCCGGCGCGTGCTCTATCGCCACCTGCACGGCGCAGAGATGCCGGACTTCGAGGCGGGACGGGCGCTGGGCCGGCACTACTTCTGGATCAACACCGTGCCGTACAAGCCCATCGGCAACAAGGCCTGGTCCATGGCGGTGAAGCGCCGCTTCCAGCCGCTGATGCGCCAGTTGCTGATCGACAGCTGGCATGGCCGGCATATCGTCACTCTCGGTCGCGAGGCCTTTCTCTGGTTCGCCATCGGCCAGCCGCGCGAAGCGCGCCAGCGCCTGGAGGCGTTCTGGCAGCGTGAGGATCGCTTTATGGCCAACCTCGATATCGACCTGCAGGACGCGCAAGGCCATGCACGAACCTTCACCCTGCACCCGCTGCCGCACCCCTCACCGCTGAACCAGACCTGGTTCAAACGCTTCCCCGCGTTGCTGGAAGCGCGCCTGCGCCAACTCGACGCTAGTCGCTGACCTGATTGGCGAGCTGCCCGGCCTGCCAGGCAGCGACGTTGCCCAGGGTGGTGCCGGCGATGGCTGCCAGCGCCTCCTCGGTGAGGAAGGCCTGGTGGGCGGTGACGATCACGTTGGGGAACGACAACAGCCGCGCCAGCACATCGTCCTGCAGCGGCAGGCCGGAGTGATCCTCGAAGAACAGCCCGGCTTCTTCCTCGTAGACATCCAGCCCCAGATAGCCGAGCTGGCCGCTCTTCAGCGCGCCGATCAGCGCCGGCGTGTCGATCAGCGCGCCGCGGCCGGTGTTGATCAGCATGGCGTGCGGTTTCATGGTCGCCAGGCTCTGCTGGTTGATCAGGTGACGGGTCTCTTCGGTGAGCGGGCAGTGCAGGCTGACGATATCGCTGCCGGCCAGTAGCTCGTCGATCGCCACGTAACGCATGCCGAGGCGCTCCAGCTCCGGGTTGGGGTAGGGGTCATAGAGCTGCACCTCGCAGCCGAAGCCCTGCATGATCCGCGCGAACACCGCGCCGATCTGCCCACTGCCGACCACACCGACGCGCTTGCCGACCAGATCGAAGCCGGTCAGCCCCTGCAGCGAGAAGTTGCCTTCGCGGGTGCGGTTGTAGGCACGCGGCAGACGGCGGTTGAGCGCCAGGATCAGTGCCACGGTGTGCTCGGCCACGGCATGCGGCGAGTAGGCCGGCACCCGCACCACCGGCAGACCGAGACGCCTGGCGCAGGGCAGATCGACATGGTTGTAGCCGGCCGAGCGCAGTGCGATCAGCTGCGTGCCGCCGGTCGCGAGCTGCTCCAGCACGGGGGCGGAGAGCACGTCGTTGACGAACGGGCAGACCACTTCGGCGCCCGTCGCCAGGGCCGCGGTGTCAGGGTCCAGGCGGGTCTCGAGAAAGTGCAGCTCGAAGCCGTGGGAGCGGTTGGCGGCCTGGAAGCTGTCACGGTCATAGGGCTTGCTGCTGAACAGGGTGATGCGCATGGGAGCCTCGCGATAAGGGGCGACTGCCGACAGGGTGCGACAGTTGCCCGCCGCGGCCAAGTCGCTTCTGTCGCCCGATATGACCGGCGGCACGCATCAGCCTGCGCGCAGTGCCTGCCCCTTGGGCTGGAAGTACAGCGTGCTGCCGCGTTGCACGCCCACCAGGCTGGCGTGGTCGTTGCCGACCTCCGCTTCGATCGGCTCGGCTTGCCCTGCGACGTTCAGCGTGACGCGGGTCAGCGCGCCGAGCGGGCGGATGTCGCGCACCTCGCCGGCCAGGTGCTCGGCCAGCGCTTCACGGCTCAGGGAAACCTCATGCGGGCGGAACAGCACACTGCGCTGTTCGTCCAGCTGCAGGCGATTGGCGTCGCCGAGGAAGTGGTAGACGAACTCGCTGGCGGGGTTGGCATACACCTCCGCCGGTGTGCCGATCTGCTCGATCACACCCTTGTTCATCACCACGATGCGATCGGCGACCTCCATCGCCTCCTCCTGGTCGTGGGTAACGAACACGGAGGTCAGGTGCACGTCCTCGTGCAGCCGCGCCAGCCAGCGGCGCAGCTCCTTGCGCACCTTGGCGTCCAGCGCGCCGAACGGCTCATCGAGCAGCAACACCTTGGGCTCCACTGCCAGCGCGCGGGCCAGGGCAATGCGCTGGCGCTGGCCACCGGAGAGCTGTTCGGGGTAACGGTCCGCGAGCCAGTCCAACTGCACCAGATTCAGCAGCTCGTGCACCTTGGCGGCGATCACCGCTTCGCTCGGGCGCAGCTTCTTCGGCTTCATGCGCAGGCCGAAGGCCACATTGTCGAACACCGTCATGTGGCGGAACAGTGCGTAATGCTGGAAGACGAAGCCGACGTTGCGGTCGCGCACGTCGCGGCTGGAGACATCCTCGCCATGGAACACGATGCTGCCGCTGTCCGGCGTTTCCAGTCCGGCGATGATGCGCAGCAGGCTGGTCTTGCCGCAGCCGGACGGGCCGAGCAGGGCGACCAGTTCGCCGCTCTGGATGTGCAGGTCGATCGCCTGCAGCGCCTGGAACTGGCCGAAGCGCTTGTTGACGTCACGGACTTCGATACTCATGGCTGTGCTCCGGTTTTCAGGCGCGCGATGCGCGATTCGCTCCACTGCTTGAGCAGCAGGATCACCAGCGCCAGGGCCAGCAGCAGGCTGGCCCCGCTGAACGCGGCGACGTGGTTGTATTCGTTGTAGAGAATCTCGACGTGCAGCGGCAGGGTGTTGGTCAGCCCGCGGATATGCCCGGAGACCACCGACACCGCGCCGAACTCGCCCATTGCCCGCGCGGTGCAGAGCACCACGCCGTAGATCAGGCCCCATTTGATGTTCGGCAGGGTGATGTGCCAGAACATCTGCCAGCCGCTGGCGCCGAGCAGCCGCGCGGCTTCCTCTTCGGTACTGCCCTGCTCCTGCATCAGCGGGATCAGCTCGCGGGCGACGAAGGGCACGGTGACGAACAGCGTCGCCAGGACGATGCCCGGCACGGCGAAGACGATCTGGATATCGCGATCACTCAGCCACTCGCCGAAATAGCCCTGGGCGCCAAACAAGAGCACGTAGATCAGGCCGGCAATGACCGGGGAGACCGAGAACGGCAGGTCTATCAGGGGCACCAGCAGGCTCTTGCCGCGGAACTCGTACTTACTCACGCACCAGGCGGCGGCGACACCGAACACCAGATTGAGCGGCACCGAGATGCCCACGGCAAGCAGGGTGAGCTTGAGCGCGGCCAGGGCATCGGGCTCGAGGATCGCCGTGAAGAAGGCGCCGACCCCTTGCTTGAAGGCTTCGCCGAGGACGATCAACAGCGGCAGCAGAAGGAACAGCGCGAAGGTCAACCAGGCCGCGCCGATCAACAGGCGGCGGGCCGTTTGCTTGCCGCGACGGGTAGTGGTGGCGCGGGCATTCGCCGACACGGGCAGGGGAGCGGTAGTCATGCTGGCCTCCTCAGCCGTGGGCAATGCGGCGCTGCAGCAGGTTGATCGCCAGCAGCAGGATGAAAGACACCACCAGCATCAGCACGCCGATGGCCGTGGCGCCGGCGTAGTCGTACTGGTCCAGCTTGACCATGATCAGCAGCGGCAGGATCTCGGTCTTCATCGGCATGTTGCCGGCGATGAAGATCACCGAGCCGTACTCGCCGACGCCGCGGGCAAAGGCCAGGGCGAAGCCGGTCAGCCAGGCGGGCAGCAGCGCTGGCAGCAGCACATGGCGAACGATCTGCAGCGGACGCGCGCCAAGGCAGGCCGCGGCTTCTTCCACTTCACGCGGGATATCGGCGAGCACCGGCTGGAGGGTGCGCACCACGAAGGGCAGGGTCACGAAGGTCAGTGCCAGGGTGATGCCCAGCGGACTGTAGGCGATCTTGAAGCCCAGCTCGGTAGCGAACTGGCCGATCGGTCCGTTCGGCGCGTACAGCGCGGTGAGGGCAATGCCTGCCACCGCGGTCGGCAGGGCGAAGGGCAGGTCGATCATCGCCTCGATGATCTTGCGGCCGGGGAAGCGATAGCGCACCAGCACCCAGGCCAGCAGCGTGCCGATCACGCCATTGAGCATGGCGGCAGCGAAGGCGGTGCCAAAGCTCAGCTTGAGCGCCGCCAGCACGCGCGGCGCGCTGACGATGGCGATGAACTGCGCCCACGAGAGTTCGGTGGTCTTGAGAAACAGCGCACCCAGGGGAATCAGCACCAACAGGCTGAGGTACACCAGGGTGTAGCCCAGCGTCAGCCCGAAGCCGGGTATGACGGAGGTAGATCGGGACATGGACGTTGCCTTTTATTCGAGCGTCTGGCGGCTGAAGTGTCACGAGCGCAGCGTGCAGGGAGGACGCCCACCACCGCTTTCCTCACGGAAGGCAGCGGTGGACCGGTGAAGCCTGGTCCACCCTGCGAAGCCAAGGCCTACTGCGCCTGATAGATCTGGTCGAAAACGCCGCCATCATTGAAGAACTTCGGTTGTGCGGCCTTCCAGCCACCAAAATCCCCGTCGATGGTGACCAGCTTCAGCGCCGGGAACTGATCCTTGAATTCGGCCGCTATGGCCTCGTTGCGTGGCCGGTAGAAGTTCTTCGCCGCGATGCGCTGGCCTTCCTCGCTGTACAGGTAGTTCAGATAGGCTTCGGCCAGCGCCCGCGTGCCCTTGCGCTCGACGTTCTTGTCCACCACTGCCACCGGTGGCTCGGCAAGGATCGACAGCGAAGGCGCGATGATCTCGAAATCTTCACCGCCCTGTTCCTTCAGGGCCAGGAAGGCCTCGTTCTCCCAGGCCAGCAGCACGTCGCCGATGCCGTTGTTGACGAAGGTGACGGTCGAGCCGCGGGCGCCGGTATCGAGCACCGGCACATTCTTGTAGAGCTTCTCGACAAAGGCCTGGGCCTGCTGCTCGTCGCCGAATTTCTGCTGGGCGTAGGCCCAGGCGGCGAGGAAATTCCAGCGCGCACCGCCGGAGGTCTTCGGGTTCGGCGTGATCACCTCGACGCCCGGCTTGACCAGGTCGTCCCAGTCCTTGATGCCCTTCGGATTGCCCTTGCGAACGAGGAACACGATGGTCGAGGTATAGGGCGTGCTGGCGTCCGGCAGGCGGGTCTGCCAATCCTCGGGGATCAGTTTGCCGAGGCGATGCAGCTCGTCGATATCGCCCGCCAGGGCCAGGGTCACCACATCGGCGCGCAGGCCGTCGATCACCGCGCGGGCCTGCTTGCCGGAGCCGCCATGGGACTGCTGGATCTTGATCGGCTCATGGCCCTGGGCCTGCCAGTGCTTGTTGAAGGCGTCGTTGAATTCCACATAGAGCTCGCGCGTCGGATCGTAGGACACGTTGAGCAGGGTATCGGCGGCCAGTGCGGGGCCGGCGATCAGCGCGCTCGCCAGGGCGGCGAGGGCGAAGCGACGAATGGACATGGTGCAGCTCCTGAAAAAACTAATTTGGTATGTGTTGGCGCTTCAGGGGCGGTCGCTGAAATGACGCTGGAAGACAGGCAGGGCGAGGCAGAAGCAGCCCGGCGGGTTGCAACCTGGTCTAGCGGTGTCAGGTGGTTTTCAGTGACTCGATTAGCTCCGCATTCGCGGGCGACAGCTGCAGTACCGGTGCGTGTTCATGGTCTCGGCTCGTTTCATGGTCACGCCCTCCGGTGGTCCAGTCGGGCTGATGGATGGGGTAGTCGGGGTCAGGCGTTCTTGCCGGTCGGCTGCAGGCGGAACTTCTCCTTGCGCTCGATCTGCACGACCTGGCCGTTGTGCACGGTGATTTCAACCGAGCCGAACTTGAGGCCGCTCAGGGCACTGTGGATCTCGCGCAGGATGCTGGCTTCGTCCTGCCCCTCGAGGTTGCGAATGGTCGCGGTCATTGCTGTTCTCCGTGAAAGCCTTTCGTGACGACCGGAACGGCCGTAGCCAGCAAGGCGTGGAGCGGATGATAAGTTCGGCCGAAATATTCTTAAAAATATTGTTTAAGAACATTTATAGATCCTTATGGAATAAGGAAGCGGCTCGTTATCAGGTGGTCTTATAGATGAAAAAAATATAAATAAAGAATTCTTTATTCTTTTTAAGTGAATCGATCTGCTGTCTAGACTGGCCGCCATGAATCACAGGAGGCGCCGATATGCGCAGCATCCGATATCTGATCGTGCCGGGCTGGCACGGCTCGCCCGATGAGCATTGGCAGAGCCATTGGCAACGCACCCTGCCGGGTAGCGCCCGAGTAGAGCAGCAGGACTGGCTCCTTCCGCGTCGTGAAGACTGGGTCGCCGAGCTGCAGCGCAGCATTGCCGCCCATGCCGAACCGGTCATTCTGGTGGCGCACAGCCTGGGCTGCATCACGGTTGCGCACTGGGCGGCTCAGGCACCTGCGCAGCTGCTGCAACGGGTGCGCGGCGCCCTGCTGGTGGCCCCCGCGGATGTCGAACGCAGCGGCTGCCCGGAACCCTTGCGCAACTTCGCCCCGATCCCTCGCCAGCCTTTGCCATTCGCCAGCCTGCTGATCGGCTCGGACAACGACACTGCCGCCAGTGCCGCGCGTGCCGTCGAGATGGGCCACGCCTGGGGCAGCGAGACCACGATCCTGGCCGGCGCCGGGCATATCAACGTGGCCTCCGGACATCGGCGCTGGGAGCAGGGCTTCGCCAGCCTGTACCGCTTGCAGAGCCGGATCGAGCGACAGGCGCAACGGCGCGCCTGAATCGCTATCAACCAATGCCGCAACCCACGCAAAGAGGAGAACGAAAATGAGCATCCGCCTCGGCGACATCGCCCCCGATTTCGAACAGGATTCCAGCGAAGGCCGCATCCGCTTCCACGAGTGGCTGGGTGACAGCTGGGGTGTGCTGTTCTCGCACCCGGCTGACTTCACCCCGGTGTGCACCACCGAACTGGGCTTCACCGCCAAGCTGAAGGACGAGTTCGCCAAGCGCAACGTCAAGGCCATCGCCCTGTCCGTGGACCCGGTGGATTCGCACATCAAGTGGATCGACGACATCAACGAGACGCAGAACACCCGCGTCAACTTCCCGATCCTGGCTGACGCCGACCGCAAGGTCTCCGAGCTGTACGACCTGATTCATCCCAACGCCAACGACACCCTGACGGTGCGCTCATTGTTCGTCATCGACCCGAACAAGAAGGTGCGTCTGACCATCACCTACCCTGCGAGCACCGGGCGCAACTTCCACGAGATCCTGCGGGTGATCGATTCGTTGCAGCTGACCGACAACCACAAGGTCGCGACCCCGGCCAACTGGCAGGACGGCGACGAAGTGGTGATCGTGCCCTCGCTCAAGGACGAGGAGGAAATCAAGCAGCGCTTTCCCAAGGGCTATCGGGCGGTCAAGCCGTACCTGCGTCTGACGCCGCAGCCCAATCGCTGAGACAGGATCCCGGCTGGGCGGTTAAGTCTTGGTCAGCCCTCGCTGCGACGGGGGTCAGCACTGCGCGGATAGGTGCGCTCTTCCTGGATGGTGCCGTCCTTCTTGTGGATCTTCACTGAAGCCGTCCTGCCTTCGAGAAAGGCCGCGGTCACCTGCAGCATCTCGTCCTTGGTGGCAGCGGTCTTCGAGGCGCGGGTCGCCCCTTGCTTGCGCAGTTCCCAGCCCGAATCGGTGACATTGATGTGGTAGTTGTCCATGCATGAGTCCTCCGCTGTGGGTTGCGGTTTAGAGTGCTGGACAGAACAGGGGTTCGCTAAGACGGGGCACCGCAGCGCCGTCGTGCGCCAACTGCTAGCCTGGCCGCTTCCAGCCGCCAGGACCGAACTCATGCCGACACACGCCCAGTTGCGCGCCGTCATCGCCGCCGATCCGCTGCGCATGCGCTGCCTTGTCCACGTCAGGGCGCTCGGCTTGCCGGATTGCTGGGTGGCCGCCGGATTCGTGCGCAGCGCGGTATGGGATCACCTGCATCGGCGTGGCCGCAGCGCCTTGCAGGCGGACATCGACGTCATCTGGTTCGACCGGGGGCGCTGCGACGCGGCGGTGGACGCCGAGATCGAAGCGACATTGCGCCGTGCCGACGCCTCGCTCGAATGGTCGGTGAAGAACCAGGCGCGCATGCATCTGCACAATGGCGATCGGCCCTATAGGACCGCAGCAGACGCGATGTGCCATTGGCCGGAAACGGCCACGGCCATCGGGGTCAGGCTGAGCGAGGAAGGCGAGATCGAGGTCGCCGCCCCCCTGGGTCTGGACGACCTTTTCGCGCTGATCGTCCGTCCCACCGCGGCCTTTCGTGGCCGTAAACGGCAGGTCTATCTCGATCGCCTGGCCGCGAAGCGCTGGTCCGAAACCTGGCCGGACCTGCGCATCGTGCAAGGCTGAGCGCCGCGACGCTTGACGTTCTAGATGAAGGCCTGCCGCGCGACGCCACGTGGCTGGCGGTTGCGTCCCGGCAGCTGCTCGAGGCGCTTGTGCCATTCGGCACGCACGGACTGAACGGCAACCGGCTTCGCTGCCGCGTCGCGCGCAGTCGGAGCGGCCTTGATTGCCGCTGCGGGTGTTCGCGTGCTCGCCGGCTTCACCGCCGCAGTGGTTGCAGTCGTCGCGACCGCCGCGGGTGCAACCGCCACTGTCTTCGCCGCCTTTGCGGCAGCCCGCAGTTCGGCGAGGCTCGGTGTCTTGCGTACAGGCTCGCTTACCGCCTTTTCCACGCTGCGCAGGCACAGCTTGCAGGAAACCTGAGTGGCGTCCGCCGAACTGTTCAGGCTCGATCCCGTGCGCCCACATGCGACATTGCCATTGGAGGCGGAGTAATGAATCACCAACGTTCTGTCTCCTGATTTTGGGGCGCGGGATTCTACACGCTCATGTCCAGGAGGCAACGCGGCGGGCGAAACTTACAGCTGGGCGCCCATGCCAGTGCGCGGCCCAGTAACGAAAAAGGCCCGCATTTCTGCGAGCCTTTCACTTCCCCCGGCCTACAACCCGGTGCGGTATCTATCAGCCGAGCGATTCGTCGAAGTAGTCGCTGTCAAGCCTCGGCACCCTGTAGAGCTGCGAGCTAACGCCAACCTCATGATCAAGCATCAGGTTGACCAGGCGCTTGCCGTCGACCAGCACCAGGCCTTCGACCGAGCGTGCAAAGTCGATGGCCTGGGCGGTGAAGCCCGAGGTTGTGATGAACACGCCGCGCCGCGCTTTCTGCCCGGCCAGCGCACCGTAAAAGGCCTGCAATTCGGGGCGGCCGACCGTGCTCTGCCAGCGCTTGGCCTGCACGTAGACCTTTTCCAGCCCCAGCGCATCGAGCGAGATCACCCCGTCGATGCCGCCGTCACCGCTGCCGCCCACCTGCTGCAGCGCCTGGCGGTTGGCGCCGTAGCCCAGGCTATGCAGCACGTCGAGCACGATATGCTCGAAGCGCGTCGGGCTGGCCTGCAGCAGACTATCCAGCAGATCACCGGCGACGCTGGTGCGCAGCTCGAGCAGCGCCTGATCCAGCCGCTCCTGTGGGCTGCTGGTGGCAATTTCTGCCTGGGTGATCAGCGCTTGTGTGTCGCTGCTCTCATCCAGCGAGGCGGCGTCCGGCGCCGGCTTCAGCTTCACGCTCATGTAGCTCATCGCCAGATGCTTGACCTGCTCTGGGCTCAGCGGTGGCGGGTTGCTTTGCGCGAAGGCAAGTCCGTCGCCCGTCAGTTTCCAGTAGCCATGCTTGGCGCTGTTGGAAAAGCCGGCGCGCTTGAGGCGGTCATGCGCCCAGCCTGCACGGTTCTTGTAGGTGGCCTGGCCGCTGTTGGTGGTTTCCTGCCGCTGCGCCTCGCTCAGGCCCAATGCCTGGGCAGCCGCTTCGTGGGCCTCGCTCGCCGTGGCGCCCTCCGGGTGGGCGGCGAGAAAACGCAGGATGGGTTCGATGAACTGGTCGTAGGTCGGCACGGACATGGTTCGTTCTCTTCCTGATGAAGTGGCTTAGCTCAGCGTAGCGGCCCGGCGACCGCGTTTGGCCTTGGGCGCAGCGGCGCGTTGGGCCTTGATGCGCTCCAGCAGCACGCTGGCCGGTTCGTCATTCGGGTCCTGCGGCACCAGTTCGCCGCGGAAGGCCTTGGCAAGGATGCTTTGGGTCAGGCGGTCGATGCGTGCCTGGGCGGCTTTGACGCGGGCTTCCAGTTGGTCGGCGAAGGCGAAGAGCTGTTCGACGCGGCGGACGACAAAATCGTCAGGAACGATTTTGGACGCCCGCAGGGCGGGCCGTAGGCCGAGGCGCATGGATGCGCCGAGCATTTCGGTTTGCGGCCGGTTCATGCAGAGGCCTTTCTGCCGCGCTTTGCCTTGGGCGCGGCAGCGCGTTGGGCCTTGATGCGCTCCAGCAGCACGCTGGCCGGTTCGTCGTTCGGGTCCTGCGGCACCAGTTCGCCGCGGAAGGCCTTGGCGAGGATGCTCTGGGTCAGGCGGTCGATGCGTGTTCTGGCCTCGTTGACCTTGGCTTCCAGCTGGTCGGCGAAGGCGAACAGTTGCTCGACGCGGCGGACGATTTCGGTTTGCTCCGCTGGTGGGGGCACTTGTATTGGAAGCGACAGCAGGGCTCCCTGAGTCAGCTTTGCCCGGCCTGTCGTACCGGTCAGCCAAGGAATGACGTCGTAATGCATTAGCGCATAGCACAAGTAGTCGCGAGCCACAGAATCATGCGCCCTGAGCGCATGAACATGATTGTTGACCCAGCACTTCCCCGAATACTTATAAGCAATCGGCTTTTCACGCCCGTAGAACGTTTCATCCTCCGTCACCAAAACCAAGTCATCATCAAAGATGTACTCATCTACACGATCGACTTCGCCGTTTGCTCCAAAATATGGGTATTTACCTTCACCACTTTTGCGCAGTTCTTTTTTCACGGGGACGCGCATGCTGTCCAAGCACTCGGCGAAACTGGACACGCTGGCAACGATCCATCCTTGAGGGACTTCAATCTCCCGCTTTTCAAGGTCAGGAGAGACTGGCTCCTTGAACTTCACGACAGGCTTCTGGCGACGGTTTTGGATCACTCTTGCGAGGTATTCTTCTGCGCTGTCGCTTACAGGACTTGAGGCTCGCCACTCCTCCGTCAACCGCCCGGAAACGGCGGCGGTGAGGACGGATTGGCGGAAGCGCTTGAGCAGCGCGGGGATGCCGTCGATGCGGGCTTTCAGGGTATCGACCTGGGCCAGCAGTTCGTCGAGCTTGGCGGCGATGCGGGTTTGTTCGGCGAGCGGTGGCAACGGGATTTCGTAATCGCGAATGTCTGCTGACTTGACCGCTGGGTAGAGCGCCCCCTGAACCTTCTCACACATGGCATCGACAAAACGAGCTGATCTCACAGCGGAAAATATCCAGCGCGGTTCTACTTCGATGGGTTTCAACACATCGAAGCCAGTCGATGCGACGCAGCCGCTATGCTGCTCGCCAATTAACGCAACAGCATTCAAGTTGGGCCGAGTCATTGAAACGATGACATCGCCTTTATCAACAAGCTTACGTGCGCGGCTTGGTGCGTCAGCTCCGAGAAGCCGCTGTGGTTCCGACACAGTTTTTAAATGTCGGTCAACGCTTGCGATATCAATGTAGGTGAACTCCTCCTCGGCGCTGGGCGCTCGCTGAGCTGGCTGGCCGCAAATATCTCCTATGGACGCAAGGGTCCACCCAATCGGCAGCTCACTCATCTCCAGTCCCCACTTCTAACCCCATCACCTCCGCCATCAACTGCTTCTGCGCCACCACTTCGTCCCCAGCCCCCAGCGCCTTCATCAGTTCTTCCAACTCATGCAGCGCCTCGGTCAGTTCGGCCATGGCTTCGCCCGCCAGCACTTCCGGGGCGGGGAGGTCGGCGGCGTCGAGGCTGCTTTCGTCCTTGAGCCAGC harbors:
- a CDS encoding RBBP9/YdeN family alpha/beta hydrolase, with protein sequence MRSIRYLIVPGWHGSPDEHWQSHWQRTLPGSARVEQQDWLLPRREDWVAELQRSIAAHAEPVILVAHSLGCITVAHWAAQAPAQLLQRVRGALLVAPADVERSGCPEPLRNFAPIPRQPLPFASLLIGSDNDTAASAARAVEMGHAWGSETTILAGAGHINVASGHRRWEQGFASLYRLQSRIERQAQRRA
- a CDS encoding sulfate ABC transporter substrate-binding protein; amino-acid sequence: MSIRRFALAALASALIAGPALAADTLLNVSYDPTRELYVEFNDAFNKHWQAQGHEPIKIQQSHGGSGKQARAVIDGLRADVVTLALAGDIDELHRLGKLIPEDWQTRLPDASTPYTSTIVFLVRKGNPKGIKDWDDLVKPGVEVITPNPKTSGGARWNFLAAWAYAQQKFGDEQQAQAFVEKLYKNVPVLDTGARGSTVTFVNNGIGDVLLAWENEAFLALKEQGGEDFEIIAPSLSILAEPPVAVVDKNVERKGTRALAEAYLNYLYSEEGQRIAAKNFYRPRNEAIAAEFKDQFPALKLVTIDGDFGGWKAAQPKFFNDGGVFDQIYQAQ
- a CDS encoding restriction endonuclease subunit S, translated to MSELPIGWTLASIGDICGQPAQRAPSAEEEFTYIDIASVDRHLKTVSEPQRLLGADAPSRARKLVDKGDVIVSMTRPNLNAVALIGEQHSGCVASTGFDVLKPIEVEPRWIFSAVRSARFVDAMCEKVQGALYPAVKSADIRDYEIPLPPLAEQTRIAAKLDELLAQVDTLKARIDGIPALLKRFRQSVLTAAVSGRLTEEWRASSPVSDSAEEYLARVIQNRRQKPVVKFKEPVSPDLEKREIEVPQGWIVASVSSFAECLDSMRVPVKKELRKSGEGKYPYFGANGEVDRVDEYIFDDDLVLVTEDETFYGREKPIAYKYSGKCWVNNHVHALRAHDSVARDYLCYALMHYDVIPWLTGTTGRAKLTQGALLSLPIQVPPPAEQTEIVRRVEQLFAFADQLEAKVNEARTRIDRLTQSILAKAFRGELVPQDPNDEPASVLLERIKAQRAAAPKAKRGRKASA
- the oscA gene encoding sulfur starvation response protein OscA, yielding MTATIRNLEGQDEASILREIHSALSGLKFGSVEITVHNGQVVQIERKEKFRLQPTGKNA
- a CDS encoding nucleotidyltransferase family protein, whose protein sequence is MPTHAQLRAVIAADPLRMRCLVHVRALGLPDCWVAAGFVRSAVWDHLHRRGRSALQADIDVIWFDRGRCDAAVDAEIEATLRRADASLEWSVKNQARMHLHNGDRPYRTAADAMCHWPETATAIGVRLSEEGEIEVAAPLGLDDLFALIVRPTAAFRGRKRQVYLDRLAAKRWSETWPDLRIVQG
- the cysW gene encoding sulfate ABC transporter permease subunit CysW, producing MTTAPLPVSANARATTTRRGKQTARRLLIGAAWLTFALFLLLPLLIVLGEAFKQGVGAFFTAILEPDALAALKLTLLAVGISVPLNLVFGVAAAWCVSKYEFRGKSLLVPLIDLPFSVSPVIAGLIYVLLFGAQGYFGEWLSDRDIQIVFAVPGIVLATLFVTVPFVARELIPLMQEQGSTEEEAARLLGASGWQMFWHITLPNIKWGLIYGVVLCTARAMGEFGAVSVVSGHIRGLTNTLPLHVEILYNEYNHVAAFSGASLLLALALVILLLKQWSESRIARLKTGAQP
- a CDS encoding uracil-DNA glycosylase family protein, yielding MALPTELRQALRELAAHTEGIDLPVYQAFERDPLEPIIGLGDADAPLCFFGRDPGREEVRHGEPFIGAGGQIVRRVLYRHLHGAEMPDFEAGRALGRHYFWINTVPYKPIGNKAWSMAVKRRFQPLMRQLLIDSWHGRHIVTLGREAFLWFAIGQPREARQRLEAFWQREDRFMANLDIDLQDAQGHARTFTLHPLPHPSPLNQTWFKRFPALLEARLRQLDASR
- the cysT gene encoding sulfate ABC transporter permease subunit CysT; the encoded protein is MSRSTSVIPGFGLTLGYTLVYLSLLVLIPLGALFLKTTELSWAQFIAIVSAPRVLAALKLSFGTAFAAAMLNGVIGTLLAWVLVRYRFPGRKIIEAMIDLPFALPTAVAGIALTALYAPNGPIGQFATELGFKIAYSPLGITLALTFVTLPFVVRTLQPVLADIPREVEEAAACLGARPLQIVRHVLLPALLPAWLTGFALAFARGVGEYGSVIFIAGNMPMKTEILPLLIMVKLDQYDYAGATAIGVLMLVVSFILLLAINLLQRRIAHG
- a CDS encoding 2-hydroxyacid dehydrogenase, yielding MRITLFSSKPYDRDSFQAANRSHGFELHFLETRLDPDTAALATGAEVVCPFVNDVLSAPVLEQLATGGTQLIALRSAGYNHVDLPCARRLGLPVVRVPAYSPHAVAEHTVALILALNRRLPRAYNRTREGNFSLQGLTGFDLVGKRVGVVGSGQIGAVFARIMQGFGCEVQLYDPYPNPELERLGMRYVAIDELLAGSDIVSLHCPLTEETRHLINQQSLATMKPHAMLINTGRGALIDTPALIGALKSGQLGYLGLDVYEEEAGLFFEDHSGLPLQDDVLARLLSFPNVIVTAHQAFLTEEALAAIAGTTLGNVAAWQAGQLANQVSD
- a CDS encoding restriction endonuclease yields the protein MSVPTYDQFIEPILRFLAAHPEGATASEAHEAAAQALGLSEAQRQETTNSGQATYKNRAGWAHDRLKRAGFSNSAKHGYWKLTGDGLAFAQSNPPPLSPEQVKHLAMSYMSVKLKPAPDAASLDESSDTQALITQAEIATSSPQERLDQALLELRTSVAGDLLDSLLQASPTRFEHIVLDVLHSLGYGANRQALQQVGGSGDGGIDGVISLDALGLEKVYVQAKRWQSTVGRPELQAFYGALAGQKARRGVFITTSGFTAQAIDFARSVEGLVLVDGKRLVNLMLDHEVGVSSQLYRVPRLDSDYFDESLG
- a CDS encoding peroxiredoxin, which produces MSIRLGDIAPDFEQDSSEGRIRFHEWLGDSWGVLFSHPADFTPVCTTELGFTAKLKDEFAKRNVKAIALSVDPVDSHIKWIDDINETQNTRVNFPILADADRKVSELYDLIHPNANDTLTVRSLFVIDPNKKVRLTITYPASTGRNFHEILRVIDSLQLTDNHKVATPANWQDGDEVVIVPSLKDEEEIKQRFPKGYRAVKPYLRLTPQPNR
- a CDS encoding sulfate/molybdate ABC transporter ATP-binding protein; amino-acid sequence: MSIEVRDVNKRFGQFQALQAIDLHIQSGELVALLGPSGCGKTSLLRIIAGLETPDSGSIVFHGEDVSSRDVRDRNVGFVFQHYALFRHMTVFDNVAFGLRMKPKKLRPSEAVIAAKVHELLNLVQLDWLADRYPEQLSGGQRQRIALARALAVEPKVLLLDEPFGALDAKVRKELRRWLARLHEDVHLTSVFVTHDQEEAMEVADRIVVMNKGVIEQIGTPAEVYANPASEFVYHFLGDANRLQLDEQRSVLFRPHEVSLSREALAEHLAGEVRDIRPLGALTRVTLNVAGQAEPIEAEVGNDHASLVGVQRGSTLYFQPKGQALRAG
- a CDS encoding DUF2188 domain-containing protein, with amino-acid sequence MDNYHINVTDSGWELRKQGATRASKTAATKDEMLQVTAAFLEGRTASVKIHKKDGTIQEERTYPRSADPRRSEG